The following proteins come from a genomic window of Halomarina ordinaria:
- a CDS encoding DUF7536 family protein: protein MSDRDAAPGTPGEDVPERPGTAAFARALNVKRNGRIGVAAGASIAALVYAVRVFELLGPVPGSDAGPGPVLFLALAFVLGVGVALLVTLALTLVSASRAARRL from the coding sequence GTGTCAGACCGCGACGCCGCCCCCGGCACCCCCGGCGAGGACGTCCCCGAACGCCCCGGCACCGCCGCGTTCGCCCGCGCGCTGAACGTGAAGCGAAACGGTCGCATCGGCGTCGCCGCCGGCGCGAGCATCGCGGCGCTGGTCTACGCCGTCCGCGTCTTCGAACTGCTGGGGCCCGTGCCGGGGTCGGACGCCGGCCCCGGCCCGGTGCTGTTCCTCGCGCTGGCGTTCGTCCTCGGGGTCGGTGTCGCCCTGCTGGTGACGCTCGCGCTCACGCTCGTCTCGGCGTCGCGGGCGGCCCGCCGACTGTAA
- a CDS encoding potassium channel family protein, which produces MSGEVEYQPVSVKELLSEMKDTAELLIDLSYSAVLLGSDAIAEEVLDLEDRMDILQMRARMSLLLAARTTEDAEALAPVLGMVGAAEKVSDASGDIAKIVLEDIGLPEAMRAALPEAVETLVRVTLSPEAALAGRTLGEANLETETGVRVIAIRRDGEWLTNPAAETTLRAGDVLLLRGAEEAIGDVYGQMSDEEYAPVAAAEPAIDDLERAVDSIVLMKNMSELAVDLAYGAVLFDSTAVAEEVLELEAEVDALQSRFEAWVLRAAGRVEDPVSLRGLVHLARSTEVISDAALEISEGVLRGLGTHPVVAEAVRESDEVIVRLSVGEGSALDGATLREEMVATETGMRVIAVRRGPIAGETTLSRFGRERGEWVVSPRAETELHAGDVVITKGTRAGAQRLAALAGDELEGDYEDE; this is translated from the coding sequence ATGAGCGGCGAGGTCGAGTACCAGCCAGTCAGCGTGAAGGAGCTTCTCTCGGAGATGAAGGACACGGCGGAGCTCCTCATCGACCTGTCGTACTCGGCGGTCCTGCTCGGCAGCGACGCCATCGCCGAGGAGGTGCTCGACCTCGAAGACCGGATGGACATCCTGCAGATGCGCGCGCGCATGAGCCTCCTGCTCGCGGCGCGGACCACCGAGGACGCCGAGGCGCTGGCACCCGTCCTCGGGATGGTCGGCGCCGCCGAGAAGGTCTCCGACGCCTCGGGCGACATCGCGAAGATCGTCCTCGAGGACATCGGCCTGCCGGAGGCGATGCGCGCGGCGCTCCCCGAGGCGGTGGAGACGCTCGTGCGCGTCACCCTCTCGCCCGAGGCGGCGCTCGCGGGGCGGACCCTCGGCGAGGCGAACCTCGAGACGGAGACCGGCGTGCGCGTCATCGCGATTCGCCGCGACGGGGAGTGGCTCACCAACCCCGCCGCGGAGACGACGCTCCGGGCCGGCGACGTGCTGTTGCTCCGCGGGGCCGAGGAGGCCATCGGCGACGTCTACGGGCAGATGAGCGACGAGGAGTACGCCCCCGTCGCCGCGGCCGAACCGGCCATCGACGACCTGGAGCGGGCCGTCGACTCCATCGTGCTGATGAAGAACATGAGCGAACTCGCCGTCGACCTGGCCTACGGGGCGGTGCTGTTCGACAGCACCGCCGTCGCCGAGGAGGTGCTGGAACTCGAAGCGGAGGTCGACGCCCTCCAGTCGCGTTTCGAGGCGTGGGTCCTCCGGGCGGCCGGGCGCGTCGAGGACCCCGTCTCGCTGCGCGGGCTGGTCCACCTCGCGCGCTCGACGGAGGTCATCTCCGACGCCGCCCTGGAGATAAGCGAGGGCGTCCTCCGCGGCCTCGGCACCCACCCGGTCGTCGCCGAGGCCGTCCGCGAGTCCGACGAGGTCATCGTCCGCCTCAGCGTCGGGGAGGGGAGCGCCCTCGACGGCGCGACGCTGCGCGAGGAGATGGTCGCCACCGAGACGGGGATGCGCGTCATCGCCGTCCGGCGCGGCCCCATCGCCGGCGAGACGACGCTGTCACGCTTCGGTCGCGAGCGCGGCGAGTGGGTCGTCTCGCCGCGTGCCGAGACGGAACTCCACGCCGGCGACGTCGTCATCACGAAGGGGACGCGTGCAGGCGCCCAGCGTCTGGCGGCGCTCGCGGGCGACGAACTCGAGGGCGACTACGAGGACGAGTAG